The Parashewanella spongiae genome has a window encoding:
- a CDS encoding DUF6702 family protein, which yields MRLLLLMFVLLFAGKPLAHQQKEAYTNIKFNQRTDMLEIQHRFYLHDAEHAAQRVIDKSADLISDPVSREAFAYYATSTFSLKNESEMTLALEYVGTELQGKYLWVYQETPITKDMNRFYIKMTTLQEIWSDQVNHINIERNKKVNSVRLHFEDKWQQVLLRDLAI from the coding sequence ATGCGTTTATTATTGTTAATGTTTGTTTTGCTTTTTGCTGGTAAGCCTTTGGCTCATCAGCAAAAAGAAGCCTATACCAACATCAAATTCAACCAGAGAACTGACATGTTGGAAATTCAGCACCGCTTTTATTTACATGATGCGGAGCATGCGGCGCAGCGAGTTATTGATAAAAGTGCTGATCTTATTAGTGATCCTGTGAGCCGAGAGGCGTTCGCCTATTATGCAACGTCAACATTCTCATTGAAAAATGAGAGCGAGATGACATTAGCTCTTGAGTATGTGGGAACTGAGTTACAAGGTAAATACCTGTGGGTTTATCAAGAAACGCCCATAACTAAAGATATGAACCGTTTTTATATTAAAATGACAACCTTGCAAGAGATTTGGTCTGATCAAGTAAATCACATCAATATTGAACGGAATAAAAAAGTTAATTCAGTAAGGCTACATTTTGAAGATAAGTGGCAACAAGTTTTACTAAGGGATCTAGCGATTTAG
- a CDS encoding M1 family metallopeptidase has translation MTLNLVTVHANASIIEQTKGNFQDKFRQLEEHLPTPNDYRNAAGEPGKDYWQQQVDYKIDVRLDEKKRRLSGSEIITYHNNSPYTLKYLWFQLEQNRFKTDSAAERTSVFKGINNNVDAHNTHEAKAFAKIGLKQLRRQQFMTDNELGYVLSSVTDKKGKPLKYTIVGAQMRVDLPMPLKPNHSTKLNIEYGYNILEEDAVGARSGYEHFPDDVREGGNDIYLLAQWFPRVASYSDYEAWHNKEFLGSGEFTLEFGNYDVKMTVPSDHIVTATGTLQNPNKVLTGEQQKRLKKAETAKKPLFIVTPEEALNNESSVINDEKTWHFKAENVRDFAWASSRKFIWDAQGYQQGGDINPHVMAMSFYPKEGGELWEKYSTASAIHTMEVYSRFTFDYPYPTAISVNGPVGGMEYPMISFNGPRTIWHDDGSRTYTLSEKQFLIGVVIHEVGHNYFPMIVNSDERQWGWMDEGLNSFLDGISTREWDSSLDWGREPEDIIDYMKSNVQVPIMTQADSVLRLGPNAYIKPAVALNILREVVLGRELFDFAFREYSQRWMNKRPTPSDFFRTMEEASGVDLDWFFKGWFYTTDHVDISLDSIYKLRLDTSDPDIDYERRRQSYQDKPMPLAVKHNQRDEYQEWVKMNSDIRDYHDENDRFSVTNKERNKYQSKLAGLEPWERKVLDRALEEDKNYYVFDFSNLGGLVMPILLELTFENGETESLMIPAEIWRRSPKQVNKLIVTDKDKVLVSAVIDRGRETADVDIENNYYPRQIIQSRIEAFKSKKRKGNKHRDIMHDNKQELKTPDVKVKKK, from the coding sequence ATGACCTTAAATTTGGTCACTGTTCATGCCAACGCCTCAATAATTGAACAAACTAAAGGTAATTTTCAAGACAAGTTTCGCCAATTAGAAGAACACCTTCCTACACCCAATGATTATCGTAATGCTGCGGGCGAGCCTGGTAAAGATTATTGGCAACAACAAGTTGATTATAAAATTGATGTACGGCTTGATGAAAAAAAACGTCGTTTATCGGGTAGCGAAATCATCACCTATCATAATAATTCTCCTTACACGTTAAAATACTTATGGTTTCAGCTAGAACAAAACCGATTTAAGACTGACTCAGCCGCAGAAAGAACGAGTGTATTCAAGGGGATAAATAATAATGTTGATGCCCATAACACCCACGAAGCAAAAGCGTTTGCAAAAATTGGGTTAAAGCAATTACGTCGTCAACAATTCATGACCGATAATGAACTAGGCTATGTATTATCGAGTGTGACAGATAAAAAAGGTAAGCCACTCAAATACACCATTGTCGGCGCACAAATGCGAGTTGACTTACCTATGCCATTAAAACCAAATCACAGTACAAAGCTGAATATAGAGTACGGATATAACATTCTAGAAGAAGACGCTGTTGGTGCTCGCTCAGGTTATGAACATTTCCCTGATGATGTTCGAGAAGGTGGCAATGATATTTACTTGTTAGCCCAGTGGTTTCCTCGAGTCGCCTCTTATTCTGACTACGAAGCTTGGCATAACAAAGAGTTTTTAGGCAGCGGTGAGTTTACCTTAGAGTTTGGTAATTATGATGTCAAAATGACGGTTCCAAGCGATCATATTGTTACAGCAACGGGCACATTACAAAATCCAAATAAAGTATTAACAGGCGAACAACAAAAACGTTTAAAGAAAGCTGAAACGGCTAAAAAACCGTTATTTATTGTGACTCCGGAAGAAGCACTTAATAATGAATCAAGCGTAATCAATGACGAAAAAACATGGCATTTTAAAGCCGAAAATGTTCGTGATTTTGCATGGGCTTCTTCACGTAAGTTTATTTGGGATGCACAAGGCTATCAGCAGGGAGGAGACATTAACCCTCACGTTATGGCCATGTCATTTTACCCGAAAGAAGGCGGTGAGTTATGGGAGAAATACTCGACGGCTTCTGCTATCCACACTATGGAAGTCTATTCACGATTTACCTTCGATTACCCATACCCAACAGCCATTAGTGTCAATGGGCCAGTTGGCGGTATGGAATATCCAATGATAAGTTTTAACGGACCAAGAACGATTTGGCATGATGATGGTTCACGTACGTACACATTGTCTGAAAAGCAGTTTCTTATCGGTGTTGTGATCCACGAAGTAGGGCATAACTATTTTCCAATGATTGTGAATTCAGACGAACGCCAGTGGGGCTGGATGGATGAAGGATTAAACAGCTTCCTTGATGGTATTTCCACGCGAGAATGGGACTCAAGTTTAGATTGGGGCCGTGAACCAGAAGATATCATCGATTATATGAAGTCGAATGTTCAAGTTCCTATTATGACTCAAGCTGACAGTGTGTTGAGATTAGGCCCTAACGCTTACATCAAACCAGCTGTGGCTCTAAATATATTGCGTGAAGTTGTACTTGGACGTGAGCTTTTTGACTTTGCTTTTCGTGAATATAGCCAACGTTGGATGAATAAGCGCCCAACACCGAGCGATTTTTTCCGTACGATGGAAGAAGCGTCAGGTGTTGACTTAGATTGGTTTTTTAAAGGTTGGTTTTACACCACAGATCATGTCGATATCTCCTTAGACAGCATTTATAAATTGCGTTTAGACACAAGCGATCCAGATATCGATTACGAACGTCGCCGTCAGTCATATCAAGATAAACCTATGCCATTAGCCGTTAAGCATAACCAGCGTGATGAGTATCAAGAATGGGTTAAAATGAACAGTGACATTCGTGATTATCATGACGAGAATGATCGTTTTAGTGTCACTAATAAAGAACGTAATAAGTACCAAAGCAAGCTGGCGGGGCTTGAACCTTGGGAGAGGAAAGTATTAGACAGAGCGCTTGAAGAAGACAAGAACTATTACGTTTTTGATTTCTCTAACTTAGGCGGACTAGTGATGCCTATTTTACTTGAGTTGACATTTGAAAATGGCGAAACAGAGTCATTAATGATCCCAGCAGAAATTTGGCGCCGCTCACCTAAACAGGTTAATAAACTGATTGTTACAGATAAAGACAAAGTGCTTGTATCTGCGGTTATTGACCGAGGACGTGAAACCGCTGATGTTGATATTGAAAACAACTATTACCCAAGGCAAATAATTCAATCACGCATTGAAGCCTTTAAATCTAAAAAACGCAAAGGTAATAAGCATCGCGATATCATGCATGATAATAAACAAGAACTGAAAACCCCTGACGTTAAGGTGAAAAAGAAGTAA